TCCGACTTTCCGAGGGATTTCCGCCAGTCAAATCGGTCTTCTCCACTAGGGGTACAGGCTTTCCCGGTTTATCCGAACTTGTGAACAAAGGGATTTTACTGATCAGCCGGAACTTACCACATTCTCCCTGTTTTCCAGACAACCCGCCCTATTCATTCCCGCTCTATTCAAATCTCTATTTCTCCCTGCTGACCCTGGCCGCAATTGCCGGTTTATTCTGGGCGGGGAGACGACTTGCGACCAAGGTCTCATCGACCGAGGAATACGGCAAATGGTTCCCCTATCCAGTGCGGGAGTCGGTCATGGTCATCACCGGCATGTACTGCCTGATTTTTCTGGCAACCTACTTGGCAAGCCCCTTTGATTTTGAGCTTTACACTGAAAAATACCGATTCGGTTTCATTACTTTTCGCTATCTCCTGCCACTCTATCCATCTCTCTTCCTTCTCGCCGCTCAACTGACGAGCGGAAATGATGCTGACCATGAAAAAACATGGGGCAAACTCACATCGTTACTCCAGAGGACAGCCCTCATTCTCATGATTGTTCTGGGTCTCTTCGCGGTAAACGACTCGATCAAGTTCCGCCAATTGGGTTCGTCCTTCGACTTGAATGGCTATTCATACGAACGATTCGGCTGGCGGATGTACGATAAATACTGCCGACTGCAAGCGACAACCCCGCTCGCCTTTCAAGTGGCGAACAAGATCGATCAGAGCCGACTGGAAGATTACTACCGTGGTATGGGATGGGGCCTGGCACAACTGGGATTTTACCCTGAAGACGTCGAACCGGACCAGGACAACTACCAGGTCTTTCTGGCGATGACAAACCGTTTTCCGGCGGAATATCGCCACTTCGCATACGAGGGCTTGGGGTGGCTGGTCATGGATAGGTACGGGAACATCCAGGATGCTGTGAACATCGGCCGGACCATTCCCCCGGAATATCGAAATTTCTTTTATCAGGGAGTCGGGTGGATTACCGGCAAACGTTTTTTTGCCACCCCCCGGGAGGCCATTCTGCTTTTAGAAACAATTCCATCTCTCCCCCTCCGGGCAGCCGCGTATTATGGCTTCGGCCGGGTGCTGGGCGAAAATCGTATCATCGGTAAATATTTCACCGATGTCACAGGGATGGTCTCCGGTCAATGGCTCCCGTCCATCGAAGCCGGTGCCGCTGAAATTGAACACCGCCATCAAAAGGGACGATACAAGGAAGGCCCGGCCTCTGGCTACTGGGGTGGATTTACCATTGGCGATTATTGGCTGTGAAGGCGGCAGGCAGGCAAGGCCGGAGGAGTAAGGATCACCGGTAGGGCTCAACGGCCTGGCGTTGGACCGGGTCGACCACCCCCCGGGCCACGGCCTGATCGAAGTAGGAGACGGCCAGGTCATAGCGGCCCAGTTCGAAATAGACCCGCGAAACATTGTTGTACAGTAGGCCGTCGTCCGGATCAACCTTGATTGCCTGAAGAAAGGCGTCCAGGGCCTCCAGAAGGTTCCCCTGTTGATAAGCCATCATCCCCAACCCGTTCCAGCCGGACCCACTCTCCGGACTGACTTCCGTTGCCTTCTTAAAAGCCTTGCGAGCCCTGGCGGTATCCTGCTGCCGAAACCAGACAAATCCCAGAGCGGCATGGGCATCTCCCAGACGGGGATTCAGGGCAAGAGCCCTTTGATATTCAGCAATGGCCTGCCGGTCCTGACCGACATCAGAGTAAATGTTGCCAAGGATGGCATGAAGTTCCGCCTGTCCCGGAGCGATAGCCAGGGAACGGGCGACGATACTTTGGGCCTCCCCTCTCCTGCCCACCGAATAATATGCCGAGGCCAGGGCATGATACGCATCCAGCATCCGTGGGTCCTTTTCAACCGCCCTGATCAGAACAGGAATCGCCGCCGCCGGGTCACCCATCGCCAGATAGGTCTGGCCCAGACCGTAATAGGCAGGGGCTTCAGGCCAGAAATCAAGGGATTTCCGGTAGGCGGCAATGGATTTTTCATATTCGCCGGTTATCCGGTACAGGGATCCAATATCTCTATAGATACTCCAGGCAATAGGAGAATCCGGTTTAACGGCAAGAGCCTTTTCATAGTATGCCATGGCTTCATTGTATTGCCCTCGGATCTGTGCCAAAGCCCCCAGGTTATGCAGGGACATCCAGCTGCGAGAATTAATCTTGAGGGAGTTTTCATAAAGAGCGTCGCTGTTCCGCCAATGGGATTTCTGGACAACTGTTCCTGCTCCGAGCAGAACCGGGATCAGGACAGCAACAATCAGCACAGGTTTTTTCTGCCGATAACGGGAAAACGCCCAGCCAGCAGCCAATGCCGGCCCAAGTATCGCGAGATACAGGTAACGGTCCGCAACGGTTGACATCATCTGAAAAGGAAATGGAACCAGACCGGAAACCGGCAGGATCAAACTGATAAATATACCGGCAGCGGCCAGCAGCCAGGGTCGACGGAACCGCCAGATAACAAGAGCGGCCAGAACCGGGATGATCCCGGTCAGATAGACCCAGCCCTGCGCCAGGACATACTCCAGGGATCGCCCGTAGTCAAAGGTCAACCCCAGCGGCCAAAACAGTTTCCAGAGATAAAACGAGCAGGCATCCCCGGCAACCAGCAAACGATGGGCCAGTGACACTTCTGCCATTGTCCCCCCTCCGACCTGAATGGACCTGGTCATTGTGATGATCGGGACGGCCAGGGCAACCCAGGGCCCAAGCTCCGGGATAAGCCGCCGGAGTGAACGATGGTAAAAACAGCGCGCGATGACCGCGGCGACGACAGGCAGAACAACGACCGACGGCTTGGAAAAGAGAGCAAGAAGAAAAAACAGGGTTGCCAGCATATACGAGGAGACCGGAAGCCTGGCCTCGGGATCTTTCTCCAGGCATCGCACATACTGGTTCAGGGCCAGAAGAAAAAACAGCCCGGAGAGCAGGTCCTTCATCCCGGAAACCCAGGAAACGGCTTCGGCCTGGACAGGATGGAGTGCAAAAAGAAGCGCTCCAGCCAGCCCCCCCCACGGGTCATGAAGCAGTTTCTTCAGGAGCGAAAAAACCAGGAATGTATTCAGCAGGTGGCAGAGAACATTGGCGGCATGATACAGGTGGGGGTTCGGCTCGCCCCCGCCGGAGGGAAAAAGGATTCCGGAGCACCAGGCCAGAACAGCCCAGAGGT
The sequence above is drawn from the Pseudomonadota bacterium genome and encodes:
- a CDS encoding tetratricopeptide repeat protein, translating into MNERLRTYSWYFSLAVVVVLVFGRTVGFDFVSYDDTIHVYENHYVRNFSARNLLYFWQQPHEKLYIPLVYNLWAVLAWCSGILFPSGGGEPNPHLYHAANVLCHLLNTFLVFSLLKKLLHDPWGGLAGALLFALHPVQAEAVSWVSGMKDLLSGLFFLLALNQYVRCLEKDPEARLPVSSYMLATLFFLLALFSKPSVVVLPVVAAVIARCFYHRSLRRLIPELGPWVALAVPIITMTRSIQVGGGTMAEVSLAHRLLVAGDACSFYLWKLFWPLGLTFDYGRSLEYVLAQGWVYLTGIIPVLAALVIWRFRRPWLLAAAGIFISLILPVSGLVPFPFQMMSTVADRYLYLAILGPALAAGWAFSRYRQKKPVLIVAVLIPVLLGAGTVVQKSHWRNSDALYENSLKINSRSWMSLHNLGALAQIRGQYNEAMAYYEKALAVKPDSPIAWSIYRDIGSLYRITGEYEKSIAAYRKSLDFWPEAPAYYGLGQTYLAMGDPAAAIPVLIRAVEKDPRMLDAYHALASAYYSVGRRGEAQSIVARSLAIAPGQAELHAILGNIYSDVGQDRQAIAEYQRALALNPRLGDAHAALGFVWFRQQDTARARKAFKKATEVSPESGSGWNGLGMMAYQQGNLLEALDAFLQAIKVDPDDGLLYNNVSRVYFELGRYDLAVSYFDQAVARGVVDPVQRQAVEPYR